One Helianthus annuus cultivar XRQ/B chromosome 7, HanXRQr2.0-SUNRISE, whole genome shotgun sequence genomic region harbors:
- the LOC110867930 gene encoding dehydrin Xero 1: MAQYGGEQYRKEEGHHTGEHGHNYNTTGYDQVGGVGANVHSTATGQNIGGTGTGMGMGGGHGYEEGKHGGAGGGILHRTGSGSSSSSEDDGMGGRRKKKGVVEKIKEKLPGGDHGGHEHNTSATGHEYSTSASVGGGGGGYGHEGAGEEHEKKGLMEKIKEKLPGGH, encoded by the exons ATGGCGCAATACGGAGGAGAACAGTACCGGAAGGAGGAGGGCCACCACACCGGCGAGCATGGTCACAATTACAACACCACCGGCTATGATCAGGTTGGAGGTGTGGGAGCCAACGTCCACTCCACTGCCACTGGTCAGAACATCGGTGGTACCGGAACCGGCATGGGGATGGGAGGTGGTCATGGCTATGAAGAAGGGAAGCATGGTGGTGCCGGTGGGGGTATCCTCCACCGGACCGGAAGTGGTAGTTCTAGCTCT TCGGAGGATGATGGAATGggaggaagaaggaagaagaaaggtgTGGTGGAGAAGATCAAGGAGAAGCTGCCTGGCGGTGATCACGGCGGCCACGAGCACAATACTTCAGCCACCGGGCATGAATACAGTACTTCAGCCAGcgtaggtggcggtggtggcggctaTGGACATGAAGGTGCAGGTGAAGAACATGAGAAGAAAGGACTGATGGAGAAGATAAAGGAGAAGTTGccgggtggtcactag